The following are encoded in a window of Telmatobacter sp. DSM 110680 genomic DNA:
- a CDS encoding carotenoid biosynthesis protein yields MPDTLLSASSSSANRRSLVITFSLSALLALYLFTRILQILPFSTPSTFIVALEIFSALLFALIHGAQHYRLHGILVFAVICLVIGNIVENIGVLTGFPYGHYEFLPLMGPQFLRVPILLGIAYIGMAYVSWTLARLILGATTTKPAGAQLIPLSLLAAVIMTAWDLAQDPVWSTLLHAWCWRDGGLWFGVPVTNYAGWLLTVFLIYVAFALYLKHSAVGSLSPSQPHWRATVLLYALCAVGNILQLLRPQPFKVVADPSGALWQTAAILHASALVSMFFMGSLAIAASLRIPKVDSNNS; encoded by the coding sequence ATGCCAGACACTCTCCTCTCGGCAAGCTCTTCATCCGCAAATCGACGAAGCCTAGTCATCACCTTCTCACTCTCCGCCCTTCTCGCCCTCTATCTGTTCACGCGCATCCTCCAGATCCTTCCCTTCAGCACCCCGTCCACTTTCATCGTCGCTCTTGAAATTTTCTCCGCTCTCCTCTTCGCCCTAATCCACGGCGCACAGCACTACCGCCTCCACGGCATACTCGTCTTCGCCGTAATCTGCCTTGTCATCGGAAACATCGTCGAAAACATCGGCGTACTCACCGGCTTCCCTTACGGCCACTACGAATTCCTCCCTCTCATGGGTCCACAGTTCCTTCGCGTACCCATCCTTCTGGGTATCGCCTACATCGGTATGGCTTACGTCTCATGGACGCTAGCCCGCCTCATCCTCGGCGCTACCACGACTAAGCCCGCAGGCGCCCAACTTATCCCCCTGTCGTTACTCGCCGCCGTCATCATGACTGCCTGGGACTTGGCTCAGGACCCCGTATGGAGCACCCTCCTCCACGCATGGTGCTGGCGCGATGGCGGACTCTGGTTCGGCGTCCCTGTCACCAACTACGCCGGCTGGCTCCTCACGGTCTTCCTGATCTACGTCGCCTTCGCGCTCTACCTGAAACATTCTGCCGTCGGATCCCTATCTCCCTCGCAACCGCATTGGCGCGCCACCGTCCTCCTCTACGCACTCTGCGCGGTCGGAAATATCCTCCAGCTACTTCGACCGCAACCTTTCAAGGTTGTCGCCGACCCCTCGGGCGCACTATGGCAAACCGCAGCCATCCTCCACGCCTCGGCGCTCGTATCAATGTTTTTCATGGGATCACTCGCGATCGCGGCATCGCTGCGTATTCCGAAAGTGGACTCGAACAACTCTTAG
- a CDS encoding LytTR family DNA-binding domain-containing protein produces the protein MTISALIIDDEQLARDELAYLLESAKDVEVVAQGANGIEAVELIEEHHPDLVFLDVQMPGLDGFAVIQRVMDRHRKQKDGNGWHLPQFVFATAYDQYAVRAFDVNAVDYLLKPFDRVRVDKALERARGRMTTVGASGSTGDSPIESQLDALLNLLKSPQGAGRGTQPTKLIVQAGSRLLLVDQTEICFAEIEEGVIRVVTQQFEGQSKCRTIEELLDQLDPMVFWRAHRSFVVNINQIREVVPWFKSTYQLRMNDKKQTEIPVSRAQTRRLRELFNL, from the coding sequence ATGACGATTTCTGCACTCATCATTGACGATGAACAACTGGCTCGCGACGAGCTTGCGTACCTGCTGGAGTCGGCGAAGGATGTTGAAGTTGTGGCGCAGGGAGCAAATGGCATCGAGGCGGTGGAGTTGATTGAAGAACATCACCCGGATTTGGTGTTTCTCGATGTGCAGATGCCGGGGCTGGATGGGTTTGCGGTGATTCAGCGGGTGATGGACCGACATCGCAAACAGAAAGACGGTAACGGATGGCACTTGCCGCAGTTTGTGTTTGCAACGGCGTATGACCAGTACGCGGTGCGGGCATTTGATGTGAATGCGGTGGATTACCTGCTGAAGCCATTTGATCGGGTCCGCGTAGATAAGGCACTGGAACGCGCGCGCGGGCGGATGACCACCGTTGGGGCGTCGGGATCAACCGGAGATTCGCCGATTGAATCGCAACTGGACGCGTTGCTCAACCTGTTGAAGAGTCCGCAGGGCGCGGGGCGCGGCACACAGCCGACAAAGCTTATTGTGCAGGCGGGGAGCCGGCTGCTGCTGGTGGACCAGACGGAGATCTGCTTTGCAGAGATCGAAGAAGGCGTGATCCGGGTGGTGACGCAGCAGTTCGAAGGACAATCGAAGTGCCGAACGATTGAGGAACTGCTTGATCAGCTGGATCCGATGGTGTTCTGGCGGGCGCATCGCAGCTTCGTGGTGAACATCAACCAGATTCGCGAAGTAGTTCCCTGGTTCAAGTCGACGTACCAGCTGCGCATGAATGACAAGAAGCAGACGGAGATTCCCGTGAGCCGGGCGCAGACGAGGCGGCTGCGGGAACTGTTCAATTTATGA